From a single Tachypleus tridentatus isolate NWPU-2018 chromosome 6, ASM421037v1, whole genome shotgun sequence genomic region:
- the LOC143251779 gene encoding protein bride of sevenless-like, with product MAELNETESRRVFNEKLKLNSEKLGILHQVQKGWYKIPNFQCDGVGCRCLNRNATEDKTNIWNQWRSETWITIFVTIACMGSLIALAVISFIIWRICRGDTIEGNQGFAVLSLVGIIINYFAILPFAFNPSEALCTLRLLSVGLAYTLLFSPLLVRSLMLATADTDGLPGHVSGLVQSALYFFCVGVQGALSVEYWWLSKMQHFHLVEESGEFSKACILSHDRIFISLAYAILLLVFWIFVSPFCVRNRRNYREGLFFHIASLASLVVWAVWITGFILLAEDLREKLLCLGLVANATVVLVVIFIPRVYKMTTAIALDTANVSLRPVGQLTAPSLTDMTVRSSNVMLYDTVNHAYAPESVMHAVKEEMEASSFDEYDRCSTPSKVTRL from the exons ATGGCAGAGTTGAACGAAACAGAAA GTAGGAGAGTTTTTAACGAAAAGTTAAAGCTGAATTCAGAGAAACTCGGCATTCTTCACCAGGTACAGAAAGGATGGTACAAAATTCCTAATTTCCAGTGCGACGGAGTTGGCTGCCGTTGTTTGAACAGGAACGCAACAGAAGATAAGACAAATATTTGGAACCAATGGCGGTCCGAGACGTGGATAACTATTTTTGTTACAATTGCTTGCATGGGCAGTTTGATAGCGCTGGCGGTAATTAGTTTCATCATCTGGCGAATTTGTCGAGGAGACACCATTGAGGGAAATCAAGGATTTGCAGTTCTGTCGCTAGTcggaattataattaattatttcgcTATCTTGCCTTTTGCCTTTAATCCTTCAGAGGCGCTGTGCACATTACGTTTGTTGTCTGTCGGTCTGGCGTATACTCTTCTATTCTCGCCACTGTTGGTACGTTCGCTAATGTTGGCCACTGCCGACACGGACGGCCTACCTGGGCACGTTAGTGGCTTAGTCCAGAGCGCCCTCTATTTCTTCTGTGTTGGAGTACAAGGAGCTTTGTCAGTGGAGTACTGGTGGTTGTCAAAAATGCAACACTTCCATCTGGTGGAAGAAAGTGGAGAGTTCAGTAAAGCGTGTATCCTTTCTCATGATCGGATTTTCATCTCTCTCGCATATGCCATTTTACTCCTGGTATTTTGGATCTTCGTGTCGCCATTTTGTGTGCGTAATAGGAGAAACTATAGAGAAGGACTTTTCTTTCACATTGCCAGTCTGGCTTCTTTGGTTGTCTGGGCTGTGTGGATCACAGGATTTATTCTTTTGGCGGAAGACTTGAGAGAAAAGTTATTGTGCCTAGGCCTGGTAGCAAACGCCACTGTTGTTCTGGTGGTTATTTTTATCCCACGGGTTTATAAGATGACGACGGCGATAGCTCTAGACACTGCAAATGTCAGTCTGAGGCCTGTGGGGCAGTTAACAGCCCCAAGTCTTACCGATATGACAGTAAGAAGCTCCAACGTTATGTTGTACGACACTGTCAATCACGCCTATGCCCCTGAGTCAGTAATGCACGCTGTAAAAGAAGAAATGGAAGCATCTTCTTTTGATGAATACGACAGATGCTCAACACCATCAAAAGTTACGCGACTGTAA
- the LOC143254018 gene encoding metabotropic glutamate receptor-like — translation MFLFRRGPSIFLAVAYVLVVAMTTAQECDLPRHEPFVSIPGDVTLVGLYDVYGGPRCTEPRSGGVQRLTAGAWAVTRLNNLSYTYPLKLGFKAYDTCTNARSAFKRVIQSLVDGSYLQDTNCQKGSPIIGFIGPSSATIASPVSAFVKLFNFTHLPLHLDFLDNEIKVSIAVLLQLNWRQVALLSSSYIVSEKFHQASSLANICVSVSEELFSDRLLPQQCQYLYEEIRQSGTRVVVVLGYDFEVVKTLQYAEKCNSTNLYWLTVGLNDADAISDFQMKIISVTTSEQRFPDLEDRVYLEIDGNTSDEWSSHENNSGLHNCFSTGFLAQIRTDAPCRKYEALGISETVRTVVSYGVHLKQLINSSCQQAKKSCVENTSDCQQAKKGCVENTVALMFQQNITALQTEINNTLREAKLQEEQLSRYDILSLVTSSEDGSKFMKVKIIIKYVFLVLRFLYSSLKHTKYVSTIVQVL, via the exons ATGTTTCTTTTCCGGCGTGGGCCCTCCATCTTCCTGGCGGTGGCTTATGTTTTGGTGGTTGCCATGACAACCGCTCAAGAATGTGATCTGCCTCGTCACGAGCCATTTGTTTCTATCCCCGGTGACGTAACCTTAGTGGGTCTCTATGACGTTTACGGAGGTCCCCGCTGCACGGAGCCACGGTCGGGAGGTGTTCAACGCTTGACTGCTGGAGCCTGGGCCGTGACTCGCCTGAACAACCTAAGTTACACGTATCCCCTGAAGTTAG GTTTCAAGGCATATGATACGTGCACCAATGCACGCAGCGCCTTCAAGCGCGTGATTCAAAGTCTTGTGGACGGAAGTTATTTGCAGGACACAAACTGTCAGAAAGGATCACCTATCATTG gttttattGGTCCCTCATCAGCGACTATTGCTTCTCCCGTGTCTGCCTTcgtcaagttatttaattttactcaCCTACCCCTACATCTGGATTTTTTAGACAACGAAATTAAG GTCTCCATAGCAGTACTACTTCAGTTAAACTGGCGTCAGGTGGCGCTATTGAGCAGTAGTTATATTGTTTCAGAAAAATTCCACCAGGCGTCTTCGTTGGCCAACATTTGTGTCAGTGTATCGGAGGAATTATTTTCCGACAG ACTTCTTCCCCAGCAATGTCAATATCTCTATGAAGAAATTCGTCAGTCTGGTACACGAGTCGTTGTAGTTTTGGGCTACGATTTTGAGGTTGTCAAGACGTTACAGTACGCTGAGAAATGTAACAGTACAAATTTGTATTGGTTAACAGTGGGTCTTAATGATGCTGACGCCATATCAGactttcaaatgaaaataattagcGTTACGACTTCCGAACAAAGATTTCCTGACCTAGAAGACAGAGTTTACCTTGAGATTGATGGCAATACGTCGGACGAGTGGTCATCCCACGAAAATAACTCAGGCTTACACAACTGCTTTAGTACCGGGTTCTTGGCTCAGATCCGTACTGACGCCCCCTGTCGCAAGTATGAAGCACTAGGAATATCTGAAACCGTTCGAACTGTTGTGAGTTATGGGGTTCACttaaaacagttaattaactCAAGTTGTCAGCAGGCCAAGAAAAGTTGTGTTGAGAACACTTCTGATTGTCAACAGGCCAAGAAAGGCTGTGTTGAGAACACTGTTGCCCTTATGTTTCAGCAAAATATCACAGCTCTTCAGACAGAAATCAACAATACACTTCGCGAAGCTAAGTTACAAGAAGAACAATTGAGTCGATATGATATCTTATCTTTAGTAACGTCGTCTGAAGATGGATCAAAGTTTatgaaggtaaaaataataattaaatatgtatttctaGTTTTAAGGTTTCTTTATTCGTCATTAAAGCATACGAAATACGTTTCTACGATAGTTCAAGTCCTGTAA